In Ktedonobacteraceae bacterium, a genomic segment contains:
- a CDS encoding cytochrome P450, producing MDSDSTSIGNPFTATTDPARLYDSYHRLREQDPVFWSEQTHCWFTFSYPETSVVLSQPRFDKRAYLTRMQQNFGPSVADMLTHMPFFMEPPAHTRTRALLASAFTEQAVGQLRPHIQALVDTLLQPVMEQRSMDMVTDLANPLPLMVISQILGVPESDYPVFAERCRTLSEATDPFAKPEVHQAGARVLETFRAYFLELVAVRRRLPGTALLDAIIQAHDEQHGQLSDEEIVAICINIIFAGSGTTTTLLGNLMGSLLSHPEQWSRLLHNHTLVRPAIEETARYETPVQFFGRGVAEDITLREKYLRKGQLVFAALGAANRDPEVYSDPDRFDITRFTDTSTRPHLAFGRGFRYCLGAQLARLEAEVVLETCLSRFPTLQMVDALPRWQPAPVERKLETLLVTW from the coding sequence ATGGATTCTGATAGCACTTCCATTGGAAATCCCTTTACCGCTACCACCGATCCAGCGCGGTTGTATGACTCTTATCACCGTTTGCGTGAGCAAGACCCCGTCTTTTGGAGCGAACAAACGCACTGCTGGTTTACGTTCTCGTACCCGGAAACGTCTGTGGTCTTGAGCCAGCCACGCTTTGATAAACGGGCCTACCTGACCAGAATGCAACAGAATTTCGGCCCCTCGGTCGCCGACATGCTCACGCACATGCCCTTTTTCATGGAACCACCCGCACACACCCGTACACGCGCACTGCTGGCCTCGGCCTTTACGGAGCAGGCCGTTGGGCAACTGCGCCCACACATTCAGGCTCTTGTGGATACCCTTCTCCAACCCGTCATGGAACAGAGGAGCATGGATATGGTCACCGATCTCGCCAACCCCCTGCCGTTGATGGTGATCAGCCAGATTCTGGGTGTGCCGGAAAGCGACTATCCCGTGTTTGCGGAGCGCTGTCGGACCTTATCTGAGGCGACCGATCCCTTCGCGAAGCCAGAGGTCCACCAGGCCGGAGCGAGGGTTCTGGAAACCTTCCGGGCCTACTTTCTGGAGCTTGTAGCAGTTCGGAGACGCCTTCCAGGAACTGCCCTCCTCGACGCGATCATCCAGGCACATGATGAACAACACGGCCAGTTGAGCGATGAAGAGATCGTGGCGATCTGTATCAATATCATTTTCGCAGGTTCCGGAACCACCACCACCTTGCTTGGGAATCTGATGGGTTCGCTCTTGAGCCATCCTGAACAGTGGTCACGGCTCCTGCACAATCATACGCTGGTGAGACCTGCCATCGAGGAAACTGCCCGCTATGAAACCCCGGTTCAGTTCTTCGGCAGGGGAGTTGCTGAGGATATCACGCTCCGGGAGAAATATCTGCGCAAAGGCCAGCTCGTGTTTGCGGCTCTTGGGGCGGCCAATCGCGATCCAGAGGTCTATTCTGATCCCGACCGTTTTGACATCACCCGCTTTACCGATACATCCACCAGACCGCACCTGGCCTTCGGGAGAGGCTTCCGCTATTGCCTGGGGGCGCAGCTTGCACGACTGGAAGCAGAAGTGGTGCTTGAAACCTGCTTGTCGCGCTTCCCGACCTTGCAGATGGTGGACGCATTGCCCCGCTGGCAACCGGCCCCAGTGGAACGCAAACTCGAAACGTTACTGGTCACGTGGTAG
- a CDS encoding SDR family oxidoreductase, protein MNLGLHGKVALVTAASKGLGRACALTLAAEGAQVMIAARHQEALLLTAREIGERTGRRVYTYPTDLSKREDIGALVTKTLEAFGGIDILVHNTGGPPVGTFADVSDEQWQAAFETELLSAVRLIRLTLPTMRQRGGGRIIHIVSTSVRQPSEGLVLANAIRPGVVGLAKTLALDLAPEHITVNTVCPGRVLTDRLRYGGGVRARMAQGMSEEQALQEMVQAIPMGRAGRPEEVGALVAFLASEQAAYITGTTMVIDGGFVRSIW, encoded by the coding sequence ATGAATCTGGGCTTACACGGAAAAGTGGCGCTGGTGACAGCCGCCAGCAAAGGGCTTGGTCGCGCATGCGCTCTGACACTCGCGGCTGAGGGTGCGCAGGTCATGATCGCCGCTCGTCATCAAGAGGCACTGCTCCTCACCGCACGCGAAATCGGGGAGAGGACAGGGAGGAGGGTGTACACCTATCCTACTGATCTGAGCAAGCGGGAGGATATAGGGGCTCTGGTGACGAAAACATTGGAGGCTTTTGGCGGCATTGACATCCTCGTTCACAATACGGGCGGTCCACCTGTCGGAACGTTTGCAGATGTTTCTGATGAGCAGTGGCAAGCGGCGTTTGAAACTGAACTGCTCAGCGCCGTCCGTCTCATCCGCCTGACCTTGCCCACTATGCGGCAGCGAGGTGGTGGGCGCATCATCCACATCGTCAGTACATCGGTCAGGCAACCAAGCGAGGGTCTCGTTCTGGCCAATGCCATTCGTCCTGGGGTGGTGGGGCTGGCAAAGACTCTCGCGCTTGACCTTGCCCCGGAGCACATTACCGTGAACACGGTCTGCCCTGGACGGGTCCTCACCGATCGCCTGCGCTACGGAGGAGGTGTGCGAGCCAGAATGGCGCAGGGGATGTCGGAAGAACAAGCCTTGCAAGAGATGGTCCAGGCGATCCCGATGGGACGAGCTGGCCGCCCCGAAGAGGTCGGAGCGCTCGTCGCCTTTCTCGCCTCTGAGCAGGCGGCCTATATCACGGGCACGACGATGGTGATCGATGGAGGATTCGTGCGGAGTATCTGGTAG
- a CDS encoding class I SAM-dependent methyltransferase has translation MIHKPESWASKYAEPFQDKSVVEAYRHRPPYPPEVFEILAGLLTALPPSSRRVLDVGCGTGNIARHLVDHVEQVDAVDCSWLMIEQGKALPNGDHPRLRWLYGRVEDVVLDPPYALVTAGESLHWMEWSIVLPRFHEVLLPAGYLAILDHVMIPEPWSLLGEILTRYRTNSSAGPYNMLAALEKQGLFQKVGEKTTEPISFVQSVEDFIESYHSRSGFSRERMGPVQAEAFDQEARSILQEVYGEGVIAFQVAGRIAWGYPGTG, from the coding sequence ATGATTCACAAACCAGAATCGTGGGCGTCAAAATACGCGGAGCCATTTCAGGACAAGAGCGTCGTAGAGGCCTATCGCCATCGCCCGCCCTATCCGCCTGAGGTCTTCGAGATCCTGGCAGGACTCCTCACCGCTCTGCCTCCGTCTTCCCGTCGCGTTCTCGATGTTGGCTGCGGTACCGGCAACATCGCACGCCATCTTGTAGACCACGTCGAGCAGGTGGACGCGGTTGACTGCTCATGGTTAATGATCGAGCAGGGCAAAGCTCTTCCCAATGGCGACCATCCCCGCTTACGCTGGCTGTATGGGCGCGTTGAGGATGTTGTGCTCGATCCTCCCTATGCGCTGGTAACGGCGGGCGAGAGCCTGCACTGGATGGAGTGGAGCATCGTGCTGCCGCGTTTTCACGAGGTATTGCTCCCAGCAGGGTACCTGGCAATTCTGGATCACGTCATGATACCCGAACCCTGGTCGCTCCTGGGCGAGATCCTGACACGATATCGCACCAATAGCTCTGCTGGGCCCTACAACATGCTCGCAGCGTTGGAGAAGCAGGGCTTATTCCAGAAAGTGGGTGAGAAGACGACCGAGCCAATCTCGTTTGTGCAATCAGTCGAGGACTTCATCGAGTCGTATCATTCGCGCAGTGGCTTCTCCCGGGAGCGCATGGGACCCGTGCAGGCCGAGGCCTTTGACCAGGAGGCGAGAAGCATCCTGCAAGAGGTGTATGGCGAGGGTGTCATCGCTTTTCAGGTGGCGGGAAGAATCGCCTGGGGTTATCCAGGAACTGGATGA